In the Mauremys mutica isolate MM-2020 ecotype Southern chromosome 13, ASM2049712v1, whole genome shotgun sequence genome, one interval contains:
- the LOC123347596 gene encoding olfactory receptor 10C1-like — MEKGEGRNQTPILEFILLGFGNVPELQPLLFLVFLVIYVVTVVGNILILVLVVADQHLHTPMYFFLGNLSFLEICYSSTLLPRLLASLLTGDRTISIKGCFVQTYFFGILSATECLLLAAMSYDRYLAICNPLRYAALMNGRICCQLVTGSWISSFLACTTINIFLFESKFCDSKEIDLFFCDFSPVIKLSCGDTQAVQLLTFIVSAIGTFVPFLLVLTSYIRIIATILRIPSTTGRQKAFSTCSSHLIVVIVYYGTLITVYVVPTADSHKVLHKLVSVFYTVLTPMINPVIYSLRNKEVNEALRKAILKLVAFRNRHRTLNNNF; from the coding sequence ATGGaaaaaggagaaggaagaaaccAAACACCCATCCTGGAATTCATCCTCTTAGGATTTGGGAATGTCCCTGAACTGCAGCCCCTTCTCTTCCTCGTGTTTCTAGTGATCTATGTTGTGACCGTGGTAGGGAACATCCTCATTCTTGtgctagttgtggctgatcagcaccttcacacccccatgtacttcttcctggggaacttgtccttcCTGGAGATCTGCTACAGCTCCACCTTGCTACCCAGGctgctggccagtctcctgactggagACAGAACCATTTCTATTAAGGGCTGCTTTGTGCAAACATATTTCTTTGGTATCCTGTCAGCTACAGAATGTCTGCTGCTAGCGgcaatgtcttatgatcggtatttagcgatatgcAATCCACTCCGCTATGCTGCTCTGATGAATGGCAGGATTTGTTGCCAGCTAGTCACAGGGTCCTGGATAAGTAGCTTTCTAGCCTGCACcacaataaatattttcttgttcgAATCAAAGTTTTGTGATTCAAAAGAAATTGAccttttcttttgtgatttttcacCGGTGATAAAGCTGTCCTGTGGCGACACCCAGGCTGTGCAACTGCTGACATTTATTGTCTCTGCCATAGGGACATTTGTGCCCTTTCTACTGGTCCTGACATCCTACATTCGTATCATcgccaccatcctgagaatcccgtCCACCACagggaggcaaaaggccttttccacctgctcctctcacctcattgtggttaTAGTTTATTATGGGACGCTGATTACTGTCTATGTGGTTCCAACAGCCGACAGTCACAAGGTCCTACACAAACTAGTCTCTGTCttctacacagtcctgactcccatgaTCAATCCtgtcatctacagcctgagaaacaaggaggTCAATGAGGCCCTGAGAAAAGCTATTCTTAAACTAGTTGCTTTCAGAAACAGGCATAGAACCTTAAACAACAATTTTTAG